The following are encoded together in the Marinifilum sp. JC120 genome:
- a CDS encoding lipopolysaccharide biosynthesis protein, with the protein MQESSDIAYYLDVLKRRKYQFLLPAGAVFTLIVILAFVLAPVYKSTATILIEDQDIPQDLVQTTVTGFVEERLQSISQIVLSHGNLLNIIKEFELYPNLVGKYTTEEIITKMREDIQLEPITADVTNQYSGRPGTATVAFTLSYEGRSPQKVAQVANVLTSLYLKENLKEREEKARSTFEFLELQLAELRSEILELESSIAIFKEGHVNELPELLVHNMNSMERLQRELDQVQEQIASLKNRKVYLEGQRASIDPNLRIVANDGTRFPTAREDLEKLRREYLSLQSRYSTRHPDILAMKRQIEALEKDVDAADNLDALNREIKNKEQELSILLKRYSGKHPEVIMLRRQIDSLNESLEEAALQDSMFDSASDIPDNPGYIQIETQIASTELEIAEAERNFQELSNKYAAYQRRVVNTPQVEQRYKILLRDYDNAQLKYQDVNTRLLAAREAKGLEQSQLAERFTLIDPPIVPEKPIRPNRLALVLVGFVLSLGIGAGTGTVLEFMDRSIRRPEELSAIVKYPVLAIVPYWETELESRTIVRRKWSMVLTVFSLMVLTVAAVHFFFMPLDIIVVKVVRKVILNF; encoded by the coding sequence ATGCAGGAAAGCTCGGATATTGCATATTATCTGGATGTACTTAAACGCAGGAAATACCAGTTCCTCCTTCCGGCGGGAGCGGTCTTTACGCTGATCGTGATACTGGCTTTCGTGCTTGCTCCGGTTTACAAGTCCACGGCAACCATTTTGATCGAAGATCAGGATATCCCACAGGATCTGGTGCAGACTACAGTTACCGGGTTTGTGGAAGAAAGGTTGCAGTCTATCTCTCAGATCGTGCTTAGTCACGGTAACTTGCTGAACATTATTAAAGAATTTGAACTGTATCCTAATCTTGTCGGCAAATATACCACTGAGGAGATCATCACCAAAATGCGTGAAGATATCCAGTTGGAGCCAATTACCGCAGATGTCACTAATCAGTATTCTGGTCGTCCGGGTACGGCTACTGTTGCGTTTACCCTTTCCTATGAAGGACGTAGTCCGCAGAAAGTTGCGCAGGTGGCAAATGTGCTTACGTCTCTTTATCTGAAGGAAAACCTGAAAGAGAGGGAAGAAAAAGCCAGATCTACTTTTGAATTTCTTGAGTTGCAGCTCGCTGAATTGCGTTCCGAAATTTTAGAGCTTGAATCCAGTATTGCCATTTTCAAGGAAGGGCACGTTAATGAACTACCGGAATTGCTGGTTCATAACATGAACTCCATGGAGCGGTTGCAACGGGAGCTTGATCAGGTTCAGGAACAGATAGCTTCCCTCAAGAACCGTAAGGTTTACCTTGAAGGGCAGCGGGCCAGTATTGATCCGAATCTGCGTATTGTGGCCAATGACGGGACCCGTTTTCCCACCGCAAGAGAGGATCTGGAAAAATTGCGCCGGGAATATCTTTCCTTGCAATCCCGGTATTCCACACGGCATCCTGATATACTGGCCATGAAGAGGCAGATTGAGGCTCTTGAGAAAGATGTTGATGCAGCGGACAATCTTGATGCTCTCAATCGGGAGATCAAGAATAAGGAGCAGGAATTGTCTATCCTGCTCAAAAGATATTCAGGCAAGCACCCTGAAGTTATTATGCTCCGCAGGCAGATTGATTCTCTTAACGAGAGTCTTGAGGAAGCGGCCTTGCAGGATAGCATGTTTGATTCTGCTTCAGATATTCCAGATAATCCGGGCTATATTCAGATTGAAACCCAGATTGCTTCTACCGAACTTGAGATTGCCGAGGCGGAGAGGAATTTTCAGGAACTGAGCAATAAATATGCGGCCTACCAGCGCAGAGTGGTTAACACTCCACAGGTGGAGCAGAGATATAAAATTCTGCTGCGTGATTATGATAATGCCCAGCTTAAGTATCAGGATGTGAATACCAGATTATTGGCCGCTCGTGAGGCTAAGGGTTTGGAGCAGAGTCAGCTTGCCGAGCGGTTCACCTTGATTGACCCGCCTATTGTCCCTGAAAAGCCGATTCGTCCCAACAGACTGGCCTTGGTTCTGGTGGGTTTTGTGCTTTCATTGGGGATTGGAGCGGGAACCGGAACCGTGCTGGAATTTATGGACCGATCCATCCGCAGGCCGGAAGAATTGTCAGCAATTGTTAAGTATCCGGTACTGGCAATTGTTCCATATTGGGAGACTGAGCTTGAATCACGGACTATTGTGCGCCGGAAATGGAGTATGGTGTTGACTGTTTTCTCTCTGATGGTTTTGACTGTGGCAGCGGTACATTTTTTCTTTATGCCCCTTGATATTATTGTAGTAAAAGTGGTTCGTAAGGTTATCCTGAATTTTTAA
- a CDS encoding polysaccharide export protein yields the protein MKTLKLLILCSAVMFFALTPQWASAQLTVNDEYRLGPEDVIEISVWGDEELAREVVVRPDGGVSFPLAGDLKAGGLTVDELREQVKKRIAEFVPDAPVTVILRKVEAPKVYVMGKVNNPKVHVMGQDMTVVQALAMSGGLSPFAESGNIIVVRRNKDGSQKVFNFDYDELAEGESLKQNILLKPGDTIIVP from the coding sequence GTGAAGACACTGAAATTATTAATTTTGTGCAGTGCTGTCATGTTCTTTGCGTTAACCCCACAGTGGGCTTCCGCCCAATTGACCGTAAACGATGAATACAGGCTTGGTCCTGAAGATGTGATTGAAATTTCGGTCTGGGGTGATGAAGAGCTTGCCAGAGAAGTTGTCGTAAGACCGGATGGCGGTGTTTCATTTCCTCTTGCCGGGGATTTGAAGGCCGGGGGGCTGACCGTGGATGAGCTGCGTGAACAGGTAAAAAAACGTATCGCCGAGTTTGTTCCCGATGCCCCGGTAACAGTTATTCTGCGCAAGGTTGAGGCTCCCAAGGTTTATGTCATGGGAAAAGTTAATAATCCCAAGGTCCATGTAATGGGACAGGATATGACTGTGGTTCAGGCTTTAGCCATGTCCGGGGGATTGAGTCCTTTTGCTGAGAGCGGCAATATCATCGTAGTCCGCAGGAACAAAGATGGAAGCCAGAAGGTTTTTAACTTTGACTATGACGAGCTGGCTGAGGGGGAGAGTTTGAAGCAGAATATCCTTCTGAAACCTGGCGATACCATTATCGTGCCCTAG
- a CDS encoding undecaprenyl-phosphate glucose phosphotransferase produces MDRKIHISPHMLEPLHRVIDVGAGIAILLTLYNVFSPASFSSRPTHIALLAAVTAALALISFHLAGVYRNWAGSDLVHECNRIIAAVFLVFGGLLLFGYAFKVSSVYSRLVILAAMLLWPALLCLERVFIRKVVSRFFVENVAGRKAVVAGCGQLGNSLDEWVNDNPWAGIRIMAFFDSADPGCHGAIPSGGTLEDLPGYVNENHIQIVFVALPMRDEAMLNKLLQGLEDTTAQIYFFPDMSIFKHLMGGDVAHVAGQTAIVLRTSPFEGMNGFVKRMEDLIVSGLILLMISPAMLLIALGIKMTSKGPVFFRQWRYGLEGEPFQIYKFRTMKVLENGYTFTPATDRDPRITWFGMFLRKNSLDELPQFLNVLVGSMSIVGPRPHAVKMNEDYRKHIPGYMLRHISKPGITGLAQVNGYRGEIKSDEDMKKRISFDIEYLQNWSVLMDLKIILKTVYKFAWRQ; encoded by the coding sequence ATGGACCGGAAGATACACATTTCACCACACATGCTTGAGCCGTTGCATAGAGTTATAGATGTTGGAGCTGGGATAGCGATTCTACTCACGCTTTATAATGTTTTTTCTCCTGCATCATTTTCCTCCCGTCCTACTCATATAGCCCTACTGGCCGCAGTTACTGCGGCATTGGCTCTTATCTCTTTTCACCTTGCCGGTGTTTACCGGAATTGGGCAGGGTCTGATCTTGTCCATGAATGCAACCGTATTATTGCAGCAGTCTTTTTAGTTTTCGGTGGGCTGTTGCTTTTTGGGTATGCTTTCAAGGTTTCCAGTGTTTATTCAAGGTTGGTCATTCTTGCGGCGATGCTTTTGTGGCCCGCTTTACTCTGCCTTGAACGTGTTTTTATACGTAAGGTTGTTTCCCGTTTTTTTGTTGAAAATGTGGCCGGCAGGAAGGCAGTTGTGGCTGGATGCGGTCAGTTGGGTAATTCACTTGATGAGTGGGTCAATGATAACCCATGGGCCGGAATCAGGATTATGGCTTTTTTTGATTCTGCTGATCCGGGGTGTCATGGTGCAATTCCAAGTGGCGGGACTTTGGAGGATCTGCCGGGGTATGTGAATGAAAATCATATCCAGATTGTGTTTGTGGCCCTGCCCATGCGGGATGAAGCAATGCTTAACAAGCTTTTGCAGGGGCTGGAGGATACTACGGCCCAGATTTATTTTTTCCCGGATATGTCCATTTTCAAGCACCTTATGGGCGGTGATGTGGCGCATGTGGCTGGTCAGACTGCGATTGTGCTTAGGACTTCCCCTTTTGAGGGGATGAACGGGTTCGTAAAGCGTATGGAGGATTTGATTGTTTCGGGCCTGATCTTACTCATGATTTCTCCTGCTATGCTTCTCATTGCGTTAGGCATAAAGATGACTTCAAAGGGACCGGTATTTTTCAGACAATGGCGTTATGGACTTGAGGGTGAACCCTTCCAGATTTACAAGTTCAGAACCATGAAAGTTTTGGAAAACGGATACACCTTTACTCCGGCCACGGATAGGGATCCGCGTATTACTTGGTTCGGCATGTTTCTGCGTAAGAACAGCCTTGATGAATTACCTCAGTTTTTGAATGTACTTGTTGGGTCCATGTCCATTGTTGGGCCACGCCCGCATGCAGTTAAAATGAATGAAGATTATCGCAAGCATATTCCCGGATACATGCTTCGTCATATTTCCAAGCCGGGGATCACCGGGTTGGCGCAGGTAAATGGATACCGGGGCGAGATTAAAAGCGACGAGGATATGAAAAAACGTATATCCTTCGACATTGAATATTTACAGAACTGGTCAGTGCTTATGGATCTAAAGATTATTTTGAAGACCGTGTATAAGTTTGCTTGGCGGCAGTAA
- a CDS encoding tetratricopeptide repeat protein, giving the protein MRKNFFAVILIIVSFCLLGGCEKRRDDFYQKAVEYYNKGMYTEAGLEIKNALSIDPECASCRLLLGKVALEKGNFQGAFINFRYATDLDPVLVEAKVELSKLYLLAREYDDAGDMARKALNLDASNIEARLVLASVLAENRKFVEAEKMLKIALNEDPGNPDVYLSMSSIYVRQNDNKKAEDALLEGLSRLPRDSSLLMKIVAFYRSNNQSEKALKFVEKLLQNSSGDPRTKVFAAEFYSAMGDVVKASELMAEVVRNHPEEAKYRVLYSRVLNSQKKFVETEKLLKEGLELDESSLPIRTSLAGLYMSQGRQEEAVQFLLDGVALDPEGSESADYVVYRKQLATMYLDMNEPKRAIEQLDKVIELNPKDAEAHYLRGQIFLFEGRGNLAVSEFRQVVRDNPESAPAYVLLARAHLVNDEASIAIENLKEAIALDPGYAPAREVLINTYLDRKDWHQAILELQRLREKRPDDIQILAAIGDVYAIKGDRNLANRVFSDLARKFPDSPVGEMKMAELALSQGKNSLAEKHYTSALKIAPDSLAAIQGKVDIFILQHKYTAATNFCEKLLQKFPDNARIYELLGRVYAARDNFKAAETNYSRAVTIAPEWMLPYLRIGDLYVSNKKLKAGIAKFKKEVEKDSVSPGPQFILGLLYEQNGEYEKSRDIYSKLLEQHPGFQLAANNLAYLLATKFSDSGGHMEQALKLARVAASSQSPEALDTLGYVLYLNGEYEQALHVLNSALQVLPEFSAAQFHKALVYSREGKNDEAKKILNKLLKSKDDFPERSEAVNLLERL; this is encoded by the coding sequence ATGCGAAAGAATTTTTTTGCGGTAATCCTGATAATAGTATCCTTCTGCCTTTTGGGCGGATGTGAAAAACGACGGGACGATTTTTACCAGAAGGCTGTGGAGTACTACAATAAGGGAATGTATACCGAAGCCGGACTTGAAATAAAAAATGCTCTTTCCATTGATCCCGAATGCGCTTCATGTCGTCTACTGCTCGGAAAAGTTGCTCTGGAAAAAGGTAATTTTCAAGGAGCGTTCATTAACTTCAGGTATGCTACGGATCTTGATCCTGTCTTGGTTGAAGCAAAGGTTGAACTGAGCAAGCTCTACCTGCTGGCCCGCGAATATGATGATGCCGGAGATATGGCCCGCAAGGCACTTAATCTGGATGCTTCAAACATTGAGGCCCGGTTGGTGCTGGCTTCTGTTCTTGCAGAGAATAGAAAATTTGTTGAAGCGGAAAAGATGCTTAAGATTGCCTTGAATGAAGATCCGGGCAATCCTGATGTATATCTTTCCATGAGTAGTATCTATGTCCGGCAGAATGATAATAAAAAAGCTGAAGATGCATTGCTTGAGGGGCTTAGTCGCCTTCCTCGCGATTCTTCTTTGCTGATGAAGATTGTGGCATTTTACCGCAGCAATAATCAGTCGGAAAAAGCTTTGAAGTTTGTGGAAAAGCTCCTGCAAAATAGCAGCGGCGATCCTCGGACAAAAGTTTTTGCGGCTGAATTTTATTCCGCCATGGGTGATGTTGTCAAAGCTTCAGAGTTAATGGCTGAGGTGGTTCGCAATCATCCTGAAGAAGCGAAATACAGGGTTCTTTATTCAAGGGTCCTTAATTCTCAGAAAAAATTTGTGGAGACCGAAAAGCTTCTCAAGGAAGGGTTGGAGTTAGATGAAAGTTCGCTCCCTATAAGGACTTCTCTGGCAGGGTTGTACATGTCTCAGGGGCGTCAGGAAGAAGCTGTGCAATTTTTATTGGATGGTGTGGCTCTGGACCCGGAAGGATCTGAAAGTGCTGATTACGTTGTCTATCGCAAGCAACTTGCCACTATGTATCTGGATATGAATGAACCGAAAAGGGCTATTGAGCAGCTTGATAAAGTAATTGAACTGAACCCAAAGGATGCTGAGGCCCATTATTTGCGCGGTCAGATTTTTCTTTTTGAGGGGCGCGGAAATCTCGCTGTTTCTGAATTCAGGCAGGTGGTCCGGGATAATCCTGAAAGTGCTCCTGCCTATGTTCTGCTGGCGCGGGCGCATTTGGTTAACGATGAAGCCAGTATCGCTATCGAGAATTTGAAAGAAGCCATTGCTCTTGATCCGGGATACGCTCCGGCAAGGGAAGTGTTGATCAATACTTATCTTGATCGCAAAGATTGGCATCAGGCAATTCTTGAATTGCAGCGACTCAGAGAGAAACGGCCTGATGATATCCAGATTTTGGCTGCAATCGGCGATGTGTATGCCATCAAAGGTGATAGAAATCTTGCCAACCGTGTTTTTTCTGATCTGGCTAGGAAGTTTCCCGATTCTCCTGTTGGAGAGATGAAGATGGCTGAGCTGGCTCTTTCTCAAGGTAAGAATTCGTTGGCGGAGAAGCATTATACCTCTGCCCTGAAAATAGCTCCTGATTCCTTGGCAGCGATTCAGGGGAAAGTGGATATCTTTATCCTCCAGCATAAATATACCGCTGCAACTAATTTTTGCGAAAAGCTGCTTCAGAAGTTTCCCGATAATGCGAGGATTTATGAACTTCTCGGAAGGGTCTATGCTGCGAGAGATAATTTTAAGGCTGCTGAGACCAATTATTCCAGAGCGGTTACCATTGCGCCGGAATGGATGCTGCCTTATCTGCGCATCGGTGATCTTTATGTGAGCAACAAAAAGCTTAAGGCAGGTATTGCCAAGTTCAAGAAAGAGGTTGAGAAAGATAGCGTCAGTCCCGGACCTCAGTTTATTCTAGGTCTTCTTTATGAGCAGAATGGAGAGTATGAAAAATCACGGGATATTTATTCTAAACTTCTGGAGCAACATCCCGGATTTCAATTGGCGGCTAACAATCTGGCCTATCTTCTGGCAACTAAGTTTTCAGATAGCGGGGGTCATATGGAACAGGCTCTTAAGCTGGCCCGTGTAGCTGCCAGCAGTCAGAGCCCTGAAGCTCTCGATACTCTTGGTTATGTACTTTACCTTAACGGGGAATATGAGCAGGCTCTGCATGTATTGAATTCAGCTTTGCAGGTTTTACCCGAATTCTCAGCGGCCCAGTTCCATAAGGCATTGGTGTATTCTCGTGAGGGTAAGAACGATGAAGCGAAGAAGATTCTTAATAAGCTTCTTAAAAGTAAGGATGATTTTCCAGAACGCAGCGAGGCTGTTAATTTGCTTGAACGGCTTTGA
- the xrtD gene encoding VPLPA-CTERM-specific exosortase XrtD yields the protein MAAVLSFISVVAAWIVLYWDSFPPLLRRWNTDDYSYCWLVVPLALYVAWQRKDLLPKVITPSSGSGYLALLLSGVLFFLGKAAAVDALVFVSMWLTVVALVLFVYGWRSMKTFFFPLLVLAFAVPPPPFINRTLTFKLRLISSDISVRIMQFIDIPVFREGNVIDLGVIQLHVVDACSGLRYVFPTILLGILMAYWFNSRTWQRVLVILSTVPTAIFTNALRIAIVGYLARNVSVETAESFFHDASGIVIYLLSIAVLAIWSLLLNLLGGRKVEQRAGSRPGYYGQPTGRGMHVFLMAAVLGLYFAANMYLLTGRVIPQRASFDNFPLEIGEYVGKREYYGENVLKSLGSDDYLAGVFRDKQSGRDILVLVTYYDYQEPQRAAHNPVSCLLGGGGWSLTSSRDLPADPQKGRPFEVRRLLLDKPGQRLLAFYWFQQRGRVITDEYMNKVYLAVDSVTRQRTDGALVRVELLLNEDETVEHGQKVLEDFIRKFSTTLKPYIPE from the coding sequence GTGGCAGCTGTTCTATCTTTTATTTCTGTTGTGGCAGCATGGATCGTGTTGTACTGGGATTCTTTTCCGCCTCTTTTAAGGAGATGGAATACTGATGATTATTCCTATTGCTGGCTGGTAGTCCCTCTTGCTTTGTATGTGGCATGGCAACGTAAGGACTTGCTTCCAAAGGTTATTACTCCGTCATCCGGTTCCGGTTATCTGGCCTTGCTTTTGAGCGGGGTTCTCTTTTTTCTGGGTAAGGCTGCGGCTGTGGACGCATTGGTTTTTGTCTCCATGTGGCTGACCGTGGTGGCACTGGTCTTGTTTGTCTACGGCTGGCGGTCCATGAAAACCTTCTTTTTTCCGTTGCTTGTACTTGCTTTTGCCGTACCGCCGCCGCCTTTCATCAACCGCACGCTTACCTTTAAGCTACGCCTTATTTCATCTGATATTTCCGTACGCATAATGCAGTTCATCGATATTCCCGTGTTCAGGGAGGGGAATGTCATCGACCTCGGGGTGATTCAGCTTCATGTGGTGGATGCTTGCAGTGGCTTGCGCTATGTCTTTCCTACCATTCTTTTGGGTATTCTCATGGCGTACTGGTTCAATTCCCGCACTTGGCAGCGGGTGCTGGTCATCCTTTCCACTGTGCCCACTGCTATTTTTACCAATGCATTACGTATTGCCATTGTGGGCTATTTGGCCCGTAATGTTTCCGTGGAAACAGCAGAGAGTTTTTTTCATGACGCTTCAGGTATCGTGATTTATTTGCTTTCAATTGCAGTGCTTGCCATATGGAGTCTGTTGCTGAATCTATTAGGTGGCAGAAAAGTGGAGCAGCGGGCTGGGTCCCGGCCCGGATATTACGGGCAACCGACCGGGAGGGGCATGCATGTTTTTCTAATGGCTGCTGTTCTGGGACTATATTTTGCCGCCAATATGTATCTACTTACCGGGCGGGTGATCCCGCAGCGGGCAAGTTTTGACAATTTTCCTCTGGAAATCGGGGAATATGTGGGGAAAAGGGAGTATTATGGTGAGAATGTCCTTAAATCCCTAGGATCTGATGATTATCTTGCCGGTGTGTTCAGAGATAAGCAATCCGGGCGTGATATACTTGTTCTGGTTACCTACTATGATTATCAGGAACCGCAGCGGGCAGCCCATAACCCGGTCAGTTGTCTGCTGGGCGGCGGTGGTTGGAGTCTTACTTCATCCCGCGACTTGCCTGCTGATCCGCAAAAAGGCCGACCGTTCGAAGTCCGCAGGCTGCTGCTTGATAAGCCGGGACAGAGGTTGCTGGCTTTTTACTGGTTTCAGCAGAGGGGCAGGGTCATCACTGACGAATATATGAATAAGGTTTATCTGGCTGTAGATTCCGTTACCCGGCAACGGACAGACGGTGCTCTGGTCAGGGTTGAACTGTTGCTGAACGAAGATGAAACAGTCGAGCATGGTCAGAAGGTTCTTGAAGATTTCATTAGAAAATTTTCAACAACACTTAAACCTTATATTCCTGAATAG
- a CDS encoding heparinase, translating to MSMERIVWLFNRLRAMGPVEIMRRCIDEGVSFMQSRGLMLAADSPLFFSDNSLLHVPEFDSQERDLEDVLRIADKLIDDGMDVFTLSGVECVNPEWNRDPLTGIEAPLYFAKKLNVKDIKLCVNIKYLWEPGRFLQAVPFALAWKISGEIKYLRAVKGMLESWLNQCPYLMGVHWASPLELGLRLINWSIVWQYVGGFDSPMFEGEEGRVLRDCWLQSIYQHIHYIDGCYSYGSSANNHLIGEAAGVFIACCTWPFEDDYDRWKSRALGILEDEVHNQVWPDGVNKEQTLAYQQFVYDLLSLSYLFDPICFSTNYCDVLKKMNVFIAAMSDGSGNSPMIGDADDGRVCGLSLLPQGVPQVFTPSGGQPDSFPDGGYHILRDDRADLFMVIDSGPLGYGTLAAHGHADALAIYLTLDGHEFLIDPGTYVYGSDPFWREYFRGTSAHNTVRLDGMNQSESGGNFLWNTHAQTYGKVERGQSEDVFQGSHDGYQRLADPVTHSRQVLLNREERQISVRDGFSCCGEHLAEQFWHFSEECRAELLSDNMVQVENAGIRISMTFGPNVRLELFKGDEQIPLGWVSRRFGVKVKAVTLVATAEVEGDTVLSTEIFY from the coding sequence ATGAGTATGGAACGGATCGTCTGGCTTTTTAATAGACTACGGGCCATGGGGCCTGTTGAAATCATGCGGCGATGCATTGATGAAGGAGTCTCCTTCATGCAAAGTCGCGGCCTGATGCTGGCAGCAGATTCACCTTTGTTTTTTTCTGATAATTCACTGCTGCATGTCCCGGAATTTGATTCGCAGGAGAGAGACTTAGAAGACGTTTTGCGGATTGCGGATAAATTGATTGATGATGGAATGGATGTCTTCACACTTTCCGGGGTGGAATGCGTTAATCCTGAATGGAATCGTGATCCCCTGACCGGAATTGAGGCTCCGCTTTATTTTGCCAAGAAACTCAATGTTAAAGACATCAAGCTGTGCGTAAATATAAAATATTTATGGGAACCGGGCAGGTTTTTACAAGCAGTTCCCTTTGCGCTTGCTTGGAAAATTTCAGGTGAAATTAAATACCTGCGGGCGGTAAAGGGCATGCTTGAGTCTTGGTTGAATCAATGTCCGTATTTAATGGGAGTTCATTGGGCCAGTCCATTGGAACTTGGGCTCCGGCTTATAAACTGGAGTATTGTTTGGCAGTATGTCGGGGGTTTTGATTCGCCCATGTTTGAAGGAGAAGAGGGGCGTGTTCTTCGTGATTGCTGGCTCCAGTCCATTTATCAGCATATTCATTACATTGACGGCTGCTATTCGTATGGTTCATCTGCAAATAACCACCTGATCGGCGAGGCTGCCGGAGTTTTTATTGCCTGCTGCACCTGGCCTTTCGAAGATGATTATGACCGCTGGAAGAGCCGTGCCTTGGGGATTCTGGAAGATGAGGTTCATAATCAAGTCTGGCCGGATGGTGTAAACAAGGAACAGACTCTGGCTTACCAGCAGTTTGTGTATGATTTACTTTCCCTCTCATATCTTTTTGATCCGATTTGTTTTTCCACTAACTATTGTGATGTGCTCAAAAAAATGAATGTCTTTATTGCAGCCATGTCTGACGGGTCCGGTAATTCACCCATGATAGGTGATGCGGATGATGGCAGGGTTTGCGGATTGTCTCTTTTGCCGCAGGGCGTGCCGCAAGTATTTACTCCTTCTGGCGGTCAGCCGGATTCGTTTCCAGACGGTGGCTATCATATTCTGCGTGATGACCGTGCCGACTTGTTTATGGTTATCGATAGCGGACCGTTAGGATACGGAACTCTTGCCGCTCATGGACATGCTGATGCGCTTGCAATTTATCTTACGCTGGACGGCCATGAATTTCTTATTGATCCGGGCACCTATGTGTATGGCTCAGATCCATTTTGGCGGGAATATTTTCGGGGAACTTCAGCCCATAATACCGTGCGTCTGGATGGAATGAACCAGAGTGAGTCTGGCGGTAATTTTCTGTGGAATACCCATGCACAAACTTATGGAAAAGTTGAGCGTGGACAAAGTGAGGATGTTTTTCAAGGTAGTCACGACGGATATCAAAGGCTTGCCGATCCGGTGACTCATTCTCGGCAAGTCCTTTTGAACCGAGAGGAAAGACAAATTTCAGTGCGCGATGGATTTTCTTGTTGCGGAGAACATCTTGCAGAGCAGTTTTGGCATTTCAGCGAGGAGTGCAGAGCAGAGCTTCTTTCGGATAACATGGTGCAGGTCGAAAATGCAGGAATAAGGATCAGCATGACATTTGGCCCTAATGTGCGGCTGGAATTGTTTAAAGGTGATGAGCAAATTCCTTTAGGTTGGGTTTCGCGGCGGTTCGGGGTTAAGGTTAAAGCGGTAACTCTTGTTGCAACGGCTGAAGTGGAAGGAGACACCGTCCTCAGTACTGAAATTTTTTACTAA
- a CDS encoding O-antigen ligase family protein has protein sequence MTALLFMFFFFRPIMFVDIGWLVFGLNITEVFAIFATGILIIAFILRAIATKTINISVVDFFLFSFVIWVLFIYLLYIDRSHIKEAAKFVIPFITYFVLKNVITNVKDYARFIKLMLIGYAIPILGSTFLIVQGKGLYTVLFWTNLSRFSGVYTNPHNLGHCMSLYLMVLAVYAVICKDHDDLIPLLKQRLFFIFSFMLSVFALYCLYKSYVRTCFFGVLIFVYYYLFRVNKRLLALLSAIMGVVLILSAAVLYTIFFDMVDSAKNPDKSQFGSGRPVIWMHNVEEFVSQPLDGILAGVGVGNIYSHIRSRREQVGDMLNSHNDFLDVLTQTGIIGFFLFIAFQFSLFLKIRMLEGRERYIFLALFLTVTFMNFVSNSYVTRFGLGQMFYAVLAYIELPEHKVRRQERLEKVKQEADRIMEGGGRS, from the coding sequence ATGACTGCATTATTGTTCATGTTCTTTTTTTTTCGTCCGATCATGTTTGTGGATATCGGATGGCTGGTCTTCGGTCTTAATATAACCGAGGTTTTTGCTATTTTTGCTACTGGTATTTTGATTATTGCTTTTATTCTGCGTGCCATCGCTACAAAGACAATAAATATTTCCGTTGTTGATTTCTTCTTGTTCTCATTTGTTATCTGGGTGTTGTTTATTTATCTGCTTTATATTGACCGTTCCCACATAAAAGAAGCAGCAAAGTTTGTTATCCCATTTATTACTTATTTTGTATTGAAAAATGTTATTACTAACGTAAAAGACTATGCCCGGTTCATAAAACTGATGCTTATCGGCTATGCCATTCCTATTCTTGGCAGTACTTTTCTTATTGTGCAGGGGAAGGGGTTGTATACTGTTTTATTTTGGACAAATCTTTCCCGGTTCAGCGGTGTGTACACCAATCCTCACAACCTTGGGCATTGTATGTCATTATATTTAATGGTGCTTGCCGTCTATGCTGTAATTTGCAAAGACCATGATGATCTTATCCCCTTGTTGAAGCAGAGACTTTTTTTTATTTTTTCATTCATGCTGAGTGTTTTTGCTCTTTACTGTCTTTATAAAAGCTATGTGCGTACTTGTTTTTTCGGAGTGCTGATTTTTGTTTATTATTACCTGTTCAGAGTTAATAAGCGGCTTCTGGCCCTTCTGTCCGCGATTATGGGAGTGGTGCTGATTCTTTCGGCTGCTGTGCTGTACACAATTTTTTTTGATATGGTCGATTCTGCAAAAAATCCGGATAAATCCCAGTTTGGTTCGGGGCGTCCGGTCATATGGATGCATAATGTTGAGGAATTTGTTTCCCAGCCGTTGGATGGTATTCTGGCCGGGGTCGGGGTCGGCAATATTTATTCCCATATCAGGTCACGCAGGGAGCAGGTTGGCGACATGCTGAACAGTCATAACGATTTTCTTGATGTTCTGACCCAGACCGGGATTATTGGTTTTTTTCTGTTTATTGCTTTTCAATTTTCTCTTTTCCTGAAAATACGAATGCTTGAGGGGAGGGAGCGTTATATCTTCCTTGCCCTGTTTTTAACCGTGACCTTTATGAATTTTGTCAGCAACAGCTATGTGACCCGTTTCGGACTGGGGCAGATGTTTTATGCTGTGCTGGCTTATATTGAGTTACCCGAACATAAAGTCCGCAGGCAGGAGAGGTTGGAAAAGGTAAAGCAGGAAGCTGACCGGATCATGGAAGGCGGAGGGCGTTCATGA